AGATGAGAAGAAGGGGCTTTAGCTAACCTCCAAGCAGCTGAGAGAATGAGGCTTTCATTAACAGCTTTAAGATTCCTAATACCCAAGCCACCTTCTGTTTTAGAATTACAAATATCTTTACAGGCCCTAAGGCAAAGACTCTTTTTAGAGTCAGTCTCTCGAACACCTGTCCACCAGAAGTTTTTTATAACAGACGTGAGTTTAGCAATGAATTTCTTAGAAAACAAGATATTTGCCATGTAATAAACGGGAATAGCCGAGAAAACTGAGTGAATTAGTTCAAGTCTAGCAGCATGAGAGAGCATGTTTGCTTTGTAAGAAGGCAGCTTATTTAAAAATTTATCACAAAATTGTAAGCAGCCAATCTATTATTAGCAGGGAGAATGAGAGGATGACCAAGATGAGTGAAATTAGCATCAAGATTAGAAACAGGGAAAATATGCTTAATGTCTTGAATAGTAGCCTGAGAAACATGCGAGCTAAACAAGATTGCAGATTTGCTCCAGTTGTGAGTTTGGCCAGAGAGATCACAAAATTGCCGAATAAGATTCGCCATAGTTTGAGCTTCATGATGGGTGGCCTGACCACAAACCAAAAGGTCATCTGCAAATAGAAGTGAATGAACCAAAGGGCAACTTGGACCAAGAGAAATACCCTGCAGATGGTTAGCCTGAAGCGCCTCATTAAGAGCAATCGAAAGTTCATTAATGGCAATAACAAACAAGTAAGGGGACATGGGACAGCCTTGTCGAATCCCTCGAAAACTTTTAAATTTACGAGAAGGCTGCCCATTAATAAGAACAGAAAAAGTGGGAGAAGAGATGCATGCATGCACTAAGTTAATGAAATGAGCATGCAGCCCTTTACGAGTAAGCGCAAGAACAATGAAGTCCCACTCAAGTCTATCAAAAGCTTTAGCAAGATCAATTTTTAACATGAAGGCATCATGTTTCCAAGATTTGAGAGAGAAAGAGTGAGCTATCTCTTGAGCAATTATAATATTATCACTAATTCTTCTACCCTCAATGAAAGCCTGTTGGGCAGGATCTATATAATCAGGAAGGTGAGGTTTAATCCTGTTAGCAAGAGATTTAGCAATGATCTTATAAACAACATTACAAAGACTAATAGGCGTGTAATCCATAGGCACTTGAGGAACAAGTTTTTTAGGAATAAATAGTAGTAGTACTATTTCGTTCTTGGTGCGACATTGCCGTCCGCCAGCGGTTCCCTTTTCCCATCATCATGCGGCGGGCACCCCGTCCAAACTATCGCCCATTTAATTATCGACCGACGGATCGGCGAGACAGTGAAACGAGACCCACGAGCACAAATCTCAGCGATCCATCACAGAGAGAGCATCGGACGCGGCAACCACCGGCGCCACTACGTACCCACAAGTGGCAACGGGACAAGGGGGCCTCCCACCGGCCTTTTGACAAACAAAACGGAGGGTGCGGAATGATTGAGCATAAGATCCACGGGATTACGCCCGGAGATATAAACATTAGGGTTAACATGCACGAATGATTGCAGCGCTAATACAAGGCCCGAGTCAACCCACCGAGCTCTACTGCCTAGAGCCCTAGGCCCTGCTGAAGCTTGCACCGCAAGCCCAGCAATCTGGCCGGTCGATCAAAAAAGCACCCATAATACAGTTACTCTATCTGAGAACCCCTGGAGCCGAAGTCTctgtatttttcctttttttcatttgaCCGAGAACAGAAAAGAAAGAAGGAATTTACTCATCTCCTGAAAGAATTGCAAAATTTACTTTACTCCGGGGAGGACAAGGATTTCCGTCAGGGAAGGGGGAAAAAATCATGTAAAAGAGATAATTACATGTAAAGAATGACCAAAAAGAATGTTAATGAAGGTCTTGTACCGGCCGACCGACGCCTGTTGTTCACATCACAGGTCTCTCCGGCTCCTCCAGCTGGCCTGGCTCAGCTCGTCGCTGCACTCCCGGCTGCCGAACTCTCTCAGCTGGAACAGCCTGATCTCCTCGGTCCGCGGCTCCAAGAACACCTCGCTGCGCCCGGGCTGAAGGCCGTTGTTTAGGTTAGAGTCGGCTAAACTATCCAGTGCTCTTACCACCTGGGATATAGCAAAGGAAAATACATGGGCATACATCTTAGTCCTGTGCTGTCATTTAAAAAAAATCAGGAACGAGGTAAAATGAATGAAATGTGGTTTATTATTTAGTACCTGCCCCATCCGTGGTCTCATCACCGCAGAATGACGAATGCATGCAGCCGCAGCCCCTATCATATGATACATCTCATTTTCTTCGAATTTGTTTTCCATCCTCGGGTCCGGAAGATCCCCGAAGTCTCGATGCTCGATTGCTTGCGAGAGAAAGGGCCGAGCCTGAAAAAATTTCAGCAAGAGCAGAGTTTGAGTTTACATTATGCACCATCTATCAGTCATGATGAAAATTGAAGAAATGCATTTAGACAGTAACCAGAGAGGAATGCATTTACAGCAATGAGGTGTCATCTGTGTGATGCATTCATCAGTTCCATTTATGCTTATGTTCGCTAATATATTAGGATAATCGGTCCCTGTTTTCTCAAGTTCTCATTTAGCTTCTTTCATGACTCACCACAGCATGAAGAGTGCATTAAATAACACTGTATCCACTTTCTGCGTGCCACCCTGGAAGAATAATCAGGTTGCCCACTTTCTATAAAAGCGAGCtccgatagttggaacttttcagcTCACTTAGTTCTCTCCAGATCACTTTCTCGGTCAACATGCTATGGAAACGGGTCCAATGGAAGGGGCCAACATAATACAACAGCTAGCATCAGCCACCTTGTAACCTTGTAATAAAAGAGCCCAACGGTTCAACTTTGGAGGGAAAGAGGTGATCTAGAGAAGACACCGCTAGATGCTGCATGATATCAGGCTCTAGAATTTGGAAATCACCTCAACAGCTATATTGATCAACAAAAATTATCTAGTACTACTATGGACAGGAAATCAACCAAATCTTGAAGCATCTAAGTAACATAACCAAACTTCAACTAAAATTTCCCCTCTTAATTAATGAAtgaggcaagtcttttgcctcctttcaaaaaaaagtaACATAGCCAGATAATACGATAGGTCAATTATTAATTAAAAGTGAAAAAAGATGTTACTTATatcaatcaaataaatattttacgaACATGAAAAAAGAGCATAGTTTATGACCTAAAGCGAGGAGCATGCAACAAGTACAGAATATTTTAAGAAACTCACCCATTCGACAAGACTCTCATCTCCAAGCGGCTGAGAAGAATCAACAGGTTTTCTTCCGGTAATAAGTTCCAAAAGAACAACTCCAAAAGAATATAGATCAGACTTTGCTGTCAACTTCCCGGACAATGCATACTCTGGAGCCAAATACCTGCAGAGGACATACTACATTTATACTGGAAACTATATATAGATCACAGATTATCGGAAAAAATTGACTGAAGATTGCAATGGCTGTCTTTGGACCATTACTCACCCAAATGTTCCCATGACACGTGTCGTGACATGCGTGTTGGAGTCGGCAGCTAACCTTGCAAGTCCAAAATCAGAAACCTGGAGATTGGTTGGAGGTACATAGCATTTTTTTAGAAAATAAATACAACTGAAAAATCGCATAGAAACAAGTGGAAGCTGGAACTAATACACCAAGTAAAAGCATACCTGAGCTTCGAAGTTGTTATCCAATAAAATATTAGATGATTTAATATCTCTATGAATAATCCGTGGATGACCTGATGAATACAAACAGAGCAATGCTTAGTACACCACACTAGTTCAGGGGATTAATGTGAAGAGACAATTTAGTCACAAAATATTACAATCTTCGTGCAGGTAAGCAATTCCACGAGCTGCTCCGGCCGCAATCTTGACCCTCGTACGCCAATCTAGTGGTACTTCATTTACTGAAATTCCATGAGCATGGTTAATGACCAGGCAACATATGAGCAATCTAGCTGCCCCACTAAAGCTAAAATTGATGCAAATAAAAGAACCACTATGATTGACAGGGAGTTCTCACCATGGAGATGGTAATAAAGCGTGTTATTGGGAACAAAATCATATACAAGCATCCGCTGGCCCTCTGATACGCAATAACCTACTAGTGAAACCAAATGTCTATGATGTACTCTGCTGATAGTATCAACTTCGGCCCTGAACTCACGCTCTCCCTGCCCATTCCCAATCTTGAGCTTCTTGATAGCCACAGGGCGACCATCTGGCAAGATGCCCTTGTACACACACCCAAATCCACCTTCTCCCAAGAGGTTCTCATCCGAAAAGTCATTTGAGATTCCTGCCAAATTCTCCGGCGTGAACAGCATCCTCGAGTACCCTATCCCGGAGTCTGCCGGCGAGTAGGGGAACCCATGGCTCCCGGTACTGGACCTCATGAAGGGATAGCCCGGTGATCGTAAGTAGAACCCATCTGGCCAACACAAATACTGTAATGAGCATCGTCTAGGACTGGCTAAATTTAGAAACTGCAGATATAGAGATACATTTAACACTCGGGCGCTTATGTTTTCTAGTACCTGATGCTAGTGAGGATCCTGCAGATGAGGGGATGTAATTGGGTGGTGGCGGCGGGGGAGCTGGTTGCTGCTGTGTCGGCAGTGCTGAGGGAGGCTCTGCCCGCCGTCGCTTCTTCTTGACAAGCCAAATGGTGGCACCGATGAAGCTGAGCATTGCAAGACCGGCAATTGCTACAATGGTGGTGGCAGTTTCCCTCGATATTTCGATGTTCTTGCCGCTGCCATTTGAGCGGGTCGAGTTTGAGTGTGGCCTCCCAGGCGAGCGTGGCGGCGCATAATGTGGCTTAAAatgatggcgcggcggcggcgggggagatgCAATTCTTGGCGGGGGAGGCGAATAGACTGCAACCGGcgtgggtgctggagctggagctggagtAGGCGATGGCGATGGTGGGTGGGATGGAGGCGGGGCTGGTGGCGAGAGGACTACTGGCGGCGGCGGGNNNNNNNNNNNNNNNNNNNNNNNNNNNNNNNNNNNNNNNNNNNNNNNNNNNNNNNNNNNNNNNNNNNNNNNNNNNNNNNNNNNNNNNNNNNNNNNNNNNNNNNNNNNNNNNNNNNNNNNNNNNNNNNNNNNNNNNNNNNNNNNNNNNNNNNNNNNNNNNNNNNNNNNNNNNNNNNNNNNNNNNNNNNNNNNNNNNNNNNNNNNNNNNNNNNNNNNNNNNNNNNNNGGCTGTACGCGTGGCTGGTCGGCCGCCATCGGTGGCGGTGGCGCCTGAACCTCGGCGGGAGGCGGCGAGGGCGATGGGGACGGCGGTGGAAGCGACGGAGGGGGCGCGTCGGGCGGCGGAGGCGACAAtgccggcggtggcggcgaggaCGGCAATGCTGGAGGAGGTGACGGCAATGGCTCGGGTGGCGGGGAGGCCGGAGGGGGGCTACTTACCGGCGGAGGGGACGCCGCGGGGGGCAAAGAATGGTAGGACGTGGAAACCGGCGGGGCCGAGGCGGAGGAGGAGTAGGGACAGCCCGGCGGGCGCGGCGCGGGCTGCGGCTGCCCATGCCCGCCCTGCGGCACGGCGTaagacgacgacgaggccggctGCGGAGGCATGAAGGGATCCGCGTAGCCGCCCAtccccaccaccaccgccgccctccGCAGGCACCTCCACAGCAGCGAGGCGTGGGCGCGCGCTGGCAGTGGCAGGCAGGGGATCTGCAGGTCCTCGCCGACGGCCAGATCTCCCGCCCGGCTTCGCCCCAATCAAGCAGCTCAGCGAACCACCGCTTCAATGGAAGGAAGCTGCCACCCACCCtggcgcctctctctctctctctctctctcccgacaGCGACGTAGAGAGGAGATCCGAATCCTCCCGCCCACGCAAGTGGCGGCGCGCGCGCAGCAGATCACGCACGGCACGGCAGAGAACCCAGCGGCCGCGGAGGCCCTCGGGCGGGAAGCCGATCCTCCGTCGGCCAATGCAATGCAGCAGAGCACCGCGCACCGCTCGCCTCTCTGTGTGTCTCGCCTCGGCTGAGCTCACCTCACCTCAGCAGCACGCCGAGCTCATCTctttctggcgcctccctcccgtcCCTGCCCGCCTGCCTTGGTGTCCGTGGCTGCCTGGCTGGACAGTAGAGCATCACTAGTGGTGGTACTAGTATAATTTCCCCCCTCTATTTCCCCTTGCTTCTTTTCTCAAAACAATTTTCTTCCTCGGGTGTGCGCGACCGGGGGAGGGGTTGGTGCCAGGTCCATATGGGAAATAGCTGGACTGCGAGGAGCAAGCGGTACTGGCGGTACAGTGCGGCAGCATAGCATAGGGAGCTGAGTCGGGCGAAAAAAGAAGGCTGGGAAATTGGGCATTTCCTGTGCAGACTGTCGCTTGCGGCCCCCGCCCCTCGCCTCCCCGCGGGTGGTGGAAACCGGGAAGAAACCGCGGAAGGAAGGGCGGCTGGCCTGGCCGCGACGACGCGCAGCACGCTCGGCCGGCCGGGCGGAACGACGAGGCAAGTTGCGGCTTGTTTTTTTTGGCTCGCGGCGAGCGTATGGTTCATCCTGCGGCGTGCGACGGTGGAGGGTGTACTCGTTATAGTTTACTGGGTAAGATGCTGAGGGCAACGCTGACGGCTGGCTGGATGGATGCCTCCTGTCCTGGGTGGAGACCTTTTTTTGTGCCTACTAGTCTCTattcctaatggacgaattggttgaatagttcccccattttcaaccggtttattttctctactcctaatgaacgaattggttgaatagtccccccactttcaaccggtttattttcaaccggtttattttcaaccggtttttcttcgtcccacctcccaccagcccctcccaccggttttctcttttctcgtctgaccggcaatacccaacgtatctctactcctaatggacgaattggttgaatagtcccccactttcaaccggtttattttcaaccggtttttcttcgtcccacctcccaccagcccctcccaccggtttttctcttttctcgtctgaccggcaatacccaacgtatttatggtaatcaatcataattaatccacgtatagtaataaatcaatccaggtatggtaaggtcataactcaggaaattttgaatatggtaattatatgataataaatttaaattaccccaaaggctatcaatccaggtatggtaaggccatactcgggaaatatcgaatatggtaataaatttaaattaccaccaggtatggtaaggctatcgatccaggtatggcacgccctcacctatcacaatctccagccccacgcacgcaccaaagaacccactcggcaccaaacgcagctcctctcgatcccctcgagtaaacgccgccaccgtcgtgcgatcttcctgacacagacgccgtcgccgcctccttcccacctacggcgtcccccacgtccatggtgacggcgctcgcgtcctacactgaccctccgcctcatataggttggtcgttgatggagtgggatgtgccgctgcggtttggggaggcgcaatcacgatctggttgggatctcagtgtggactCGTTCTCTACGATAAAGGATGGCGCTACctccctggcaaatgggatcggaggaaggggctctacgtcgtgaatgtcggcgaggcagcggccgaaggcgagcccgacggtgagcacgggtgttcgtcccatgaaataggTGGCCACGGAGGGCGCatctgaggccaccccaatcgccggtggcccttcctcccatcgctcatcgcctccattctctctctcctctaaatctttgtcgcccctgcctgattctggccgacgccatccggctctcgcatcgaccaccaccagcacggctgcggacgaggcgcaaccgcagacgccgccgccgccatcctcatccacctcctccaccatccttcccagccgtcgtcaggggcacccgccatctgcgctctagcccacccgctccctcctatcccctccccctgcctgccagccccgtgatccatcgcacagatggcaggtactacagcgacctcctccccagcggatccggcctcctccgatggaggtccatcctgggcaccgccttattctcatgcgtgcacgtctatatcaacgtctcattccacctcacctgagcctttaccttcccacctctgcttcagatccacatcactttgcaaggtatgtgcttgattgttCCGAACTGGATCGATGGATTATGCAAGGTACTTTGGGTGTCATCATTGACGGAAATTGTCACGCCAtgctaccatcggaggggtccctcatcgatgattagggtcttccgaactgcacgagctccattgagaaggatgtttttaattctggttttgcctacatgctttctttgcctgtatctacttagctaatgtcttcttatagatagtagctgttgaagtggtgatcaaagttgttcactataaggaaacaaccatgataacaaaagtgtatattccctgacctttgacctgaagtactttttcattagaaacttgcaacagccaggcattgaaattagcaacagcttcgtacgtactgaactaatttgcagcaacacgtactgaactaagttaggttatgctcatcgttccaacatgcttagtgataaccacctagcaagctgatcaaacatgaaaaaattgaagtgctactgctaatcgtactattctgaatgtgaaaatctatttaattggctcttctctaattgtacacttgcataaatctcacatcttgcaaattacagtataaccataaaagtcatgctttgactcctatagggccttttgcactttaatatgactaataatttgccttaatatcacagattgtattactacctttctaagtgaatgacattcaaaaaggtcattaaataaaaccaagaaatccttctggtattggagtgtaggaaagttgagactataaaaccaaaaggttatatttacgtttattagagaaggttctttactttttataggaaaacacaaaatgttgcgatgtagagtctaggtggtgggcctccttgatccacttggtggatgagggcgactcaggtcctggcacccatagtgccagtgatccaaaaatcatagggcctggatatagctctagcagacgtatgcggcttgcgcatcgagcttggtcgtctcgagcatggagataggcgagttgtagaccaagagctggtacagagataggcgagttgtagacaagagctggtgggcagcaagaaacacatgcacaccaaagaacaaatctgagtcacatgcctatttctattggtttctacaaagagtggctagcttagatcttagaccagtcggtcagtgtcgaggtcgccaaggtgatcttacagcaccgccgtggggatttctcatgattttatgtaggcaagccgcaagcggtggtggtgattggctgggtggtgtcgctgccttgggaagagaccaagtgatggtaaaagtaagcaggatccgatgattcttccgtggggatagccaaagtcaagatgtcgactacagactcgtcgcagacttgcagtgaacctggatgcggcgagcctgatttgtggatcgatggcgggtcttgactttgttaggccgggattggatggttgcggagggtggtgtgcttggttgggttcccatggaagaatgtggcctcctcgtggatctcgtcatgcccatcctagagaacattgtgtccctagctccctcgaggagcaaggacagtgcaagcggcagcagggggtaggggtagatgtggggagggatgtcggcggctgctcgaggtcatcatgatgaaacccttgacgtcccatctttatcaattaaagtggaagagcacgaagtcgagattggataggagtttgagttctttttggcaccgatcggttccccactttagagatgtattttttgcgtgcgagcaaacagtgggttgattctaaaagggataggcacttttcaacagaagtgcatgacggaccaaaaatatgacctcattttattcgtttgatagatatcgtattattcgttgttgttcgttcggtgaaatttcctaatatttgattgttgtgtttctaattagagcaccccataatcacccaatatgaggggatgataaatgaaagatactgattataaattttgaagagcccgtgacaacgcacgggcgttatactagtagtagtagtagtg
The Triticum dicoccoides isolate Atlit2015 ecotype Zavitan chromosome 3A, WEW_v2.0, whole genome shotgun sequence genome window above contains:
- the LOC119268910 gene encoding proline-rich receptor-like protein kinase PERK9, yielding MGGYADPFMPPQPASSSSYAVPQGGHGQPQPAPRPPGCPYSSSASAPPVSTSYHSLPPAASPPPVSSPPPASPPPEPLPSPPPALPSSPPPPALSPPPPDAPPPSLPPPSPSPSPPPAEVQAPPPPMAADQPRVQPXXXXXXXXXXXXPPPPVVLSPPAPPPSHPPSPSPTPAPAPAPTPVAVYSPPPPRIASPPPPPRHHFKPHYAPPRSPGRPHSNSTRSNGSGKNIEISRETATTIVAIAGLAMLSFIGATIWLVKKKRRRAEPPSALPTQQQPAPPPPPPNYIPSSAGSSLASDGFYLRSPGYPFMRSSTGSHGFPYSPADSGIGYSRMLFTPENLAGISNDFSDENLLGEGGFGCVYKGILPDGRPVAIKKLKIGNGQGEREFRAEVDTISRVHHRHLVSLVGYCVSEGQRMLVYDFVPNNTLYYHLHVNEVPLDWRTRVKIAAGAARGIAYLHEDCHPRIIHRDIKSSNILLDNNFEAQVSDFGLARLAADSNTHVTTRVMGTFGYLAPEYALSGKLTAKSDLYSFGVVLLELITGRKPVDSSQPLGDESLVEWARPFLSQAIEHRDFGDLPDPRMENKFEENEMYHMIGAAAACIRHSAVMRPRMGQVVRALDSLADSNLNNGLQPGRSEVFLEPRTEEIRLFQLREFGSRECSDELSQASWRSRRDL